A portion of the Thalassotalea sp. LPB0316 genome contains these proteins:
- the rpsB gene encoding 30S ribosomal protein S2, which yields MPNVSMRDMLKAGVHFGHKTRYWNPKMKSYIFGARDKVHIINLEQTVPMFNEALAFLSGVSAKKGKILFVGTKRAASQSVREAAIKCDQFYVDHRWLGGMLTNWKTVRQSIKRLKDLETQSTDGTFDALTKKEALMRTREMEKLEKSLGGIKNMGGLPDAIFVIDADHEHIAIKEANNLGIPVIAVVDTNSNPDGVDYIVPGNDDAIRAITLYTDSAANAVIEGREQNIAVAAEKDGFVEAE from the coding sequence ATGCCAAACGTTTCTATGCGCGATATGCTTAAAGCGGGTGTTCACTTCGGTCACAAAACTCGTTACTGGAACCCGAAAATGAAGTCTTACATCTTCGGTGCTCGTGATAAAGTTCATATCATCAACTTAGAACAAACTGTTCCTATGTTCAACGAAGCTTTAGCTTTCTTATCAGGCGTTAGCGCTAAGAAAGGTAAAATCTTATTCGTTGGTACAAAGCGTGCTGCATCTCAATCAGTTCGTGAAGCAGCAATCAAATGTGATCAATTCTACGTAGACCACCGTTGGTTAGGTGGTATGTTGACTAACTGGAAAACAGTTCGTCAATCTATCAAGCGTTTAAAAGATCTTGAAACGCAAAGCACAGACGGTACTTTCGATGCTTTAACTAAGAAAGAAGCATTAATGCGTACACGTGAAATGGAAAAGCTTGAGAAGAGCTTAGGTGGTATCAAAAACATGGGTGGCTTACCAGATGCTATCTTCGTTATCGATGCTGACCACGAGCACATTGCTATTAAAGAAGCAAACAACTTAGGTATTCCTGTAATTGCTGTTGTTGATACTAACTCTAACCCAGATGGTGTTGACTACATCGTTCCAGGTAACGATGATGCGATTCGCGCAATCACTTTATACACTGACTCAGCTGCTAACGCAGTAATTGAAGGTCGTGAGCAGAACATCGCTGTTGCTGCTGAAAAAGACGGTTTTGTTGAAGCTGAATAA